CACTCCATAATATTCCTTGTCTGCTCCATTTTTTTGTTCATTATGCAAATCATCAACCCATTTTTTCATTTTATCTGTCATTAAACAATTAATATCATTTAAATTAGCAAATTGTTGCGTGTCAGTGGAATAACTGCCGATTCTCTCTGCCGTAAAAACCACAATGCTTTTTAATTCAGCTTCTGGCGCTGGAATTTGATCATTATTATTAATAATATCTGGCTGACTATTTATATTATTGTTGATGTTATTGCTATCTGGAAACCCGTCTCCGCTATTATTGTTGCTATTAACAATATTATCAATAATTTTTTGGCTATTATCTCCAGAACTTATTTTTTTATAATAAAACCAAAGAAAAATTGATATTATAATTGACACAATTACAACAACAGCTATAATTTTTAAAATTAATTTTTTATTAAATCTCATAAAATATTTATTTATTTATTTCATTTATATCATCATCTTTGTTTTTTGATTGTTCATCAAATTCTTTTTTTGCTTCCTCTATTTCTAATAATTGCCGCGGATCAGAAGTTATTACTTGATCTTCCGTATAAGAAGCAACAACCTTAATAGCAGCATGTTTGCTTCCGGCAAAAAATATACCCTCTCCAATTCCGCTTTCTAAAAGCAAATATTTTTCGCCTTCTGTTAACATAAAAGTCTTTTGTATAATTTCAATAGCGGAAGTTGTTTGTTTCATAAGCAGTTGAATCGAAGAATTGTTAACAATTGCCTGTCCATAAGGCGAAACAAGAAAATCATTAACATCCTGAGTAATAGTTGTGACACCTAAATAATATTTTCTGCATCTTTTAATCAAAGCATATATAAATTTTGCTGAATCCTCCCTTTGCATCAACCACCATGCCTCGTCAATAACTAACATTCTCTTTTTCATTTCCGAACGAACAACATTCCAAATATAATTTATAATCATATATATCGCTATCGGCTTAAGTTCATCTTCCAAATCCCTTACTGAAAAAACAACCAATTGATTATCCATATTAACATTAGTATAATTATTTAAAAGCCCCGCGAAAGTTCCTTCCGTATATTTTCTAATTCTTAAAACTAAATCATCTGCCCCTTCCATTCCTTCTAAAATTTCTTGAAAATCCTGCATCAACGGCATCTTAGCTTTTCTTAAATCAGCATCAGGTGTGATGTCTTTTTTAGCGTAAGTTTCTATTAAAGCTCGATCAATTAAGGAATCCTCTTGATGGGACAAATCGCCCAAGATTAATCTCATCATTCCTTTTAAAGTAATAACAGAGCTTCTAATAATATCCCCTGTTTTAACTTCCTTATCAATTGAGCGAGGCAAGTCAAAAGGGTTGATCTTTGTCTCTGAATTAAGCGAAATATTAATATACGACCCGCCTACTGCTTCGCTTAAATGCTCATACTCGCGTTCAGGATCAATAATTATTACATCAGTGCCAAACATCATACTTCTTAAAACTTCCAACTTAATGCTGTAACTTTTTCCAGCTCCTGATGTCGCGAATACCACCATATTAGCATTCTGCAAAGAAAATCTATCAAATAAAATTAAACTGTTATTATGGCGATTTATCCCATATAAAATGCCTCCATCAGAAGTAAGTTCAGAAGACATAAAAGGAAATGAAGATGCCACAGGCCCTGAATTCATATTAAAAGGAATTTGTAGCTGATCATCGCATAACGGAACAGAAGAATTAAACCCTTGCTCCGCCTGATATAAAACTCTTTTACTTAAAACTAATTTAGAACCAAACATTGCCTCTATTTCTTCTGTTATTTCTTCCAATTTTTTTGGAGAATCAGCATAAATAGTCACGTAAAGAAAAAATTGAAAAAAATGTTCTATCCCCTGGGTTAAGTCATCTCGCAATTTTTCAATGTCCCTTAAAGCTGTTTCTCTGATTGGATCTCGCGGAGCTCCTTTTTCAGCGTCAGCGATTAACTGAGCTTCCAAATTTCCAACTTTATCCCTTAACTGTTTTAAAACAACACTAGCTTTGATCGGCATAAAAAACATGCTTATATCAAAGGTTGAGCTAAAATTAATAATAGGAGAAAACCATCCAACAGAGATATATCGCGGATAATCTATAGTAAATAATGTTCTCGCGTATTTATCTCCTAATTGGACAAAAGCTGATTTAACCTCAAAAGACGACGGCGCTATAATATCTTTTACAGTTACTATTCCGCGCCTGTAAGCTTTTTCTTCTTCCAAAATAATTTTTTCTTTTTTTACTTTTTTCGCGTCTTCTTTTTCTCTTTGAATAAAGCCTAGCTGCTCTTTCTTAGCTCTAGCTTTTGCTAACTCTTTTTCTTGTTGTTTTATATCGCTTGGTTTAAACATAAAATTTTTATTTTTCCACTCTTAATTTTTGCAAATCAGGCAACGGCTGCTGATCAGATATGGAAGGATTATAAATATTATAATAAAGTTCAATTAAGCTTTGTGTATCCAATATGACTGAATTTAGACTCATACTGCTTAGGCCACTTATAGTAGTATCAACTCTTCGCATCAAATCTTTATGCCGCCTTAAAAAAACATCTCTTTTAAGTTTTACTACCGAAGCCGAAGAAAAAACTTCTAACATTTTTCTAAAAAATGATTTTTTCTCGTCTTGAAACGGACTATAGGGAATAACTATATAAAATTTCTTTGTCATAATTTGTCCGATTTTTACTAATTCAGAAATGTAATTGCGATATTCAGCAGTTTGCATTTTTAATAAATCATTTGTTTGCTCCTTTCCTAAAATTCTTAATTTTTGCAGATATTGATCAATGTTTAATTTTCTTGATTGAATAACAATTTGAAAAGGAAAATCAAAAGAATTTAAAAAATTTATGTAAGCTTGGATGATAGCTTCTTGCTCTTCAGCCGATTTTAAAGAAAAATTTATACTAGAAATCATAAGAACAGAAACCAATGTCCCATCTTTTAATATAACGCAGTCATCCTTTATTTCAGAAATGTTCAAATATTCTTGGGTTGTTTTTCTAATAATCTTTTTTTTAGCCATAATTTTTTTATAAGATGTTTAGGATAATTGGGAATGTAATTCTAATCTAAATTTACTTCCTCCTGATATCTGCCACCCGTGTCAACAATTAAGGATAATTTAGATAATTTAGATTTTACCAATATTTTTGGGCGTGATAAAACAACTTCTTTTTCAGCGTCCTTTTTATCAGCAATCCTGCTTTTAAATTCAGCAATGCCGAAATCCTTGCACCAAACTCTTCTTTTCGGTCTAATAGAAGTCTGTATAAAATTTAATAAAAAATAATGTAT
This portion of the Patescibacteria group bacterium genome encodes:
- a CDS encoding ATP-binding protein; the protein is MFKPSDIKQQEKELAKARAKKEQLGFIQREKEDAKKVKKEKIILEEEKAYRRGIVTVKDIIAPSSFEVKSAFVQLGDKYARTLFTIDYPRYISVGWFSPIINFSSTFDISMFFMPIKASVVLKQLRDKVGNLEAQLIADAEKGAPRDPIRETALRDIEKLRDDLTQGIEHFFQFFLYVTIYADSPKKLEEITEEIEAMFGSKLVLSKRVLYQAEQGFNSSVPLCDDQLQIPFNMNSGPVASSFPFMSSELTSDGGILYGINRHNNSLILFDRFSLQNANMVVFATSGAGKSYSIKLEVLRSMMFGTDVIIIDPEREYEHLSEAVGGSYINISLNSETKINPFDLPRSIDKEVKTGDIIRSSVITLKGMMRLILGDLSHQEDSLIDRALIETYAKKDITPDADLRKAKMPLMQDFQEILEGMEGADDLVLRIRKYTEGTFAGLLNNYTNVNMDNQLVVFSVRDLEDELKPIAIYMIINYIWNVVRSEMKKRMLVIDEAWWLMQREDSAKFIYALIKRCRKYYLGVTTITQDVNDFLVSPYGQAIVNNSSIQLLMKQTTSAIEIIQKTFMLTEGEKYLLLESGIGEGIFFAGSKHAAIKVVASYTEDQVITSDPRQLLEIEEAKKEFDEQSKNKDDDINEINK
- a CDS encoding PrgI family protein codes for the protein MRQFVVPQFIDIENKIFGPITIRQFILLMCALLLSIIFYKFVDFLLFLLLSAFIFGIASIFAFTRVNGRPIHYFLLNFIQTSIRPKRRVWCKDFGIAEFKSRIADKKDAEKEVVLSRPKILVKSKLSKLSLIVDTGGRYQEEVNLD